TTCTGGCCATACTCCGTAAGTCCCCAAAGCGTCGGGTAAAATGAGACTGTGTCGGCAGTGTGCTTATTCGCACATTCCCGAAATCCCGGGAATATGCAAGTGGCATTCCAGATTCTCGAAACTGGGAAACTATCCCTGAGAGGTGGACACCGTCTAGTGCCCTATGGATTTCTGAGAAGCTGGTGGGATTGCCTAGAAGGTTGCTATTACGAGATCCGCATTGTGGATGAGGGTTTTCTTATCGAGAGGGTCGGGTTGGAGGTAGATTTTGGGAGTAGCAAGACGCATTCGACCATCCTTGATATTGATGAGCCCATTTTCTGGTGGTGGAGGTGTCTTGTACCTCCGCGTCATGTTAAATCCAACTGTGGCACCAATCGGTATGCCAGGGAGGGCACCTACTCCACCAATTAGAAGCCCCAAAAATCCCCCGGCAACACCACCACCCAGAGTTGCCAGAAAGTTGCCCGTCTCATTCTCAGTGTCTCCTGCATTGTAGACTCCAATAGGACTTCCGAGCACATAACCGACCGTGGCACCAAGGGCCGCGCCCAAAAGCTCGGGGTATTCCGTCAACGGTTCCGAACCTCTTTCCACTCCGCTGCCGATGGCCCATCCTATTCCACCGCCAATAGCTCCCCCCACAAGACCACCCACTACACCAGCAAAGATCTCTTCTGCAATCCTGGGGGGTGGCTTCTCTGGGTTTTGCTCGATGTGTTCGATACTGTTGTCTTCGAACAGGTAGTTCTGCAGCTGCAAATCCGGAAGTGCAAGTGACCGGGATGTATGCCTAACCAGCACATCTCCCTGAGTAGTGCAGGGTGCAATTGCCATTGCCAGGCCACCAATGAGTACACCGCTGACAACGATCTTCAATCTTTCGTGTCTTTCCAGGGACATGTGCGCCCTCAACCTTTAATCTAGCGGAGCCCAGCAGGCCGTACTTCTCAAGTCAAGCACTATGAGAGATACATAGCAACTCCGCTTGGGAAGGCTTCAAGGACCTCTTGGACTACTTGCATATTCCCGCATTTCCGAAATTCCGGGAATATGCAAGTGATATTTCTAATTCTACAAGTTGTGAATCTTGTGTTGGATGATAAGCAATCGGCGGCGCATTTCTTAGCTGTGATTCCGTTTGAGGTCGGCAAGGATTTTGTCTTCGGTTTCATAGTCAAACATCTGTGGATCTATGTTATCGGGTGGGTGTGCTCGCTCCCATTCAACAGTTTTCTTGAGTGCTTCATGTAGTGGCACAGGTTCTCTGTAGCCGAGTTCTTCACGGATTCTTGTGGTGTCAACGACAAGATCCTGGTCTGTGTTAATCCCTGACAGTAGATGCTTGGGAAGGGAGTCTTTCGGCACGATGGTCACCTCGCCACCCCATCCCACTGCCTTCCCCATCTCCACAACCCACTCGGCCATGGTGAAAGCTTCAGGATCAGCTACGTTATAAATTCTGCTTGCTGCGCGTTCATCTGTGACAGCTAGTGCTATTGCAGCCGCTACATTCTCAACATATCCTCGTGTAGAACGCCATCTGGCAAGGCCTTCATCCAACAAGATTGCTGGGCGGTTGTCGTACATTCGCTTTACATACTTGAATAGACGGTGTTGTCTATCTCCCGGGCCGAACACCATAGGCAACCGCAGAATGGTGCCCGCCAGGCCCTGCTCACTCATGACAGTGCGTTCCACAGGTATCTTGTCATAATTATCCAGCCATCTCTTTGGGTCCTTTTCGTCTCTCGGTGTCTCGTCGCGATACGGGTAGAGACTGTCTCGCAGAGGTGCGTCCTCGTTCAGAGGCACAGGGTCTGCAGGGCCGGGCTCCATGTGGATAACTTTTCCGTAGGCACGATAGACATCCTGACTGCTGATGGCCACTAGTCGAGGTGTGATGCCTTTGAAGGTGCTCATAGCGGTACGAGCATCTTGCTCGGCAAGGGGAAACATGTCCAGTACAACGTCGGGTGCGAACTGTTTGAATTCAGCCGCGAAATCAGGAAGCTTCTGCCGGCCACCGAGGATGTGCTTGACTGTGGAGGGCAGGTCGGCTTTGGTTTGGCCACGGTGAAACAGAGTTATATCATGGTCCATCTCCGTCAGACGCAGTACAACACGCGGGCCGATGAAACCCGTTCCACCAATGATCAGAATCCGCATGGCTGACTATCCTCCTGGGAGGTTTCTGCCCTCTAATCGCCCTGACCTTTTCAAAACGTATAAGGCGTCTACGGTTGTGAATTCATTCATACGTTTCTTGCTCGTGCCACCCCAGTCCACAAGAGAGCGGCCGGAGGTTCTTTTTTCTGTGACTCTGTAATACTTTTTTTCGGCGGCAAAACCGCCATCAGGCAATCGCTTCGATTCCAGCAATTCCAGCGCGTTGTTGCAGCGCTTGTCGTCGATAAAGCCCACTTCGGCCATGACTTTGAGTCCGAACAGGATGTCATAATGCCAGTAACAGGGGTAGTGCAACGCAATGAAGTCATCCGATATGACACTGCCGTCCTTTTGCCTTTTGTACAACCTGCGCTTCAGGAAAATCTTTGCCGCCCGTTTAGCTGTGTCTTCTGCCTTCCTACTTCCGGTCCGCTTCGCGTGAAGGCCAATTGCGCGCAGCGGGATGAGGCTTTCCATGAAGGAAGAGTTGGAGGCCTCTGGATTTTTGTCGCAATTCCATCCGCCATCAGGCTACTGCCATTTCATCAGGCGTTCGGCAAGTTCATCAGTCCGAGCATCGGCCAAGCCGAGGGTGTGAAGATAGTACACGGCGTTAGCTTCCTGCGATGCGCACCTTCTCACCCGCCCTTCGATACTCCTTATACTCTTTTCGTGGCGTTTTGACAGGAGCCATTTGTAAACCTGCTCTCTCAACGGCAATAGCGATTCATCCCCCGATGGGTACCCGATATCAGCGAGGTCTGCAAGGACCCAATGGGCACCGTACCACTTCGCGTAGGGATGATAAGGTATTTCCCTATTCCTGTCTCTTTCAGAGAGAAGCGATCTCACTCTTGGCGAGGTCTTGATTTCCTTCTGGAGTTTCTTGATTGGAGCAGATCCCAATTCCTTGCCGAGGACATTGACCAGAACCTTGAATCTAACCGAGGGTTCATCTGATTTAAAAAGCCTATCAATTACTCTCATCATTCTTCTCCCGTGCATGCACACGCTTGCTCAACTGTCGGTGCCAATTCGTCGCCGAGATTGAGGAGTACCCTGTCTCTGGGGATGTCTGGCTCACCATAGAGGGCTAATCTTGTGAGTAGACCCATCCTAATCTCCTTCTGCTCCGCTCGTTCTTATCTCAAAGCCAGAAGGAATAAGTGAATTCAATCAGAGTTTCATGTTGCCGATGTGACGTTATGGATTATACACGAAACAACGGGAGGTTCCAGATGCAATTGTGGCTCTGTGGCAGGTATTGAATTTTGCATGATCGATTGCGCGTCAAAGAGTCACGCAAGAACGATGGATTGAGTTATAGTTGCCTGGTCGCGGTTGGTGGATACCACCTGGAACAGGTTTTCTTAGGACGCAGAACCTGCCTTCTGACTGATTATTTTTGGGAGGCGGTCGATTGCTTATGAATTGTTCGCACTTTTTCTTGTTCTTGCCTCTGACCTCTCGATCACTTTCTTAAGAACAGAGTAGTCTATGTCACCCGTCGAATATTTCACTCTATCTCCGTATGAGTATGGGACCTCCCAGAGGCCGTGGTTCCAAGCAGGGCCCTGTCCCCATTTGGACCTGATCTTGTCACCATGAATCTTCCCGAAGTGGCTTGGAATGGCGCCCCTGAAATAGACCGCCAGTCTGTCCTTGTCTTCCCGCTCGTCGTGTAATGTCAAAAGACCCTCTGATAGCGATTTGGCTATCAGGTCTTGACGCTCAACTGGAGACAATCCGAGGATCCTGTCCCAGATGTTCTTCGGAATCGTGTCCTCGAAAACGAACAAGAAAGACTCCATTCTATTATCGACAGAAAGATGCCGTCTGATGGAGCTCTCACCATTTCGAGGAGAAGTGCCTCTCCGTTCGTCCTTCTCCGCCCTTTCCCCTAAATTCGTCCCTGCCATGTGGCTCACCTCCTTCTCTTGCACAAGCAGGTAGGGTTGTGTCAAAGGAAAGTAACTGTTTTTCCCTCAGGCGTATGTCAAGCTGGATTACCCACAATTCCGCGCGCCTCCCTTAATCAGTTTACTCCGTTCTTACAAGTTGGTCAAGGCTATTATGCCTGCGAAAACTCGGCTCCATTTTGGTGCTGGCGTGATGTTTATCCTTGACAGATTTGGCCAATTTGGGCTTATATGAGGTGGTTCTATGACCTGAAAACACGAAATTAGAAAATTGGGAAACTAAGAAATCAACCGAGGTGTCTCCTTATTCTCGCGCCTAGGCCGTTGGACAGCCGCTCTTTTCGAGAGCTTCGGTCGAGGAATACGCGTGTTGGATTTTCGAAGGTGTAGGGAAGTGGGGGAGGGAATTTCGAGGGTTTGGGAGGGCTTGGGTGGAATTTCGATTTTCGATCTTCGATTTTCGAAGGTGTGGGGAAGTGGGGAAGGGAGTTTCGTAGGGTGTGGGAAGGGTTCGGCGGAATTTCGAAGGATTGGTGGAGGGGCAGAGTTGGGTGGAGTTTCGCAATTTCGTTTTTTCTGGTAGGATGAGGTGAGACAATGATTGATTTCTCAACCTTCTTCTCTCTTTTTCTTCTTCCTTGCATGATCATCCTTCTGGCCGTGGTGTTCTACTTCGTTTTCATTGAGGAGGGGGAGTGAAAATGGAGGCTCTGGCTGCCTCTGCCTTCGTCTTCTATCTCCTACTGATTGTAGTCATAGGTGTTGTCTCAGCAAAGCTGTGCACCAGGTCACTCAGTGAGTTCTTTCTGGGTGGCAGGAGGATGAAGGAATGGGTTGTGGCACTTTCCGCTGTGGTTTCAGGAAGGTCGGCATGGCTTGTCCTGGGAATGAGTGGGATGGCCTACACGATAGGGCTTTCAGCTGTCTGGGCGGTCGTTGGCTACATCGTTGTTGAGCTGTTTATGTTCATGTTTGTAGGCAAGAGGTTGAGGCGGTTCACCGAGGCAAGCGAGAGCATAACTCTGCCTGACTTCTTTGAAGCGAGATTTAAGGACAGCGCTCACATCCTGAGGATCGTTTCGGTTGTCATTATTGTGATATTCATGGTCGCCTATGTGTCTGCTCAATTCAACGCCGGCGGCAAGGCCATCTCTGCATCCTTTGGGTTGTCCACCACTCAAGGGCTCTGGCTTACTGCAATGATTGTCCTGGCCTACACAATGCTTGGTGGGTTCGTTGCCGTCTCTCTCACCGATGTTGTTCAGGCTGCTTTCATGATACTGGGTCTGGTGATACTCCCTGTGGTTGCTGTTCTCAACTTTGGTGCTCTCGCACAGGTTCTTGAAGCGGTCAGGCTGCAGGGTGCACACCTGGTCAATCCATGGGCCATTGGACTTGGCGGAGCCATAGGGTTTCTGGGGATAGGCCTTGGTTCACCCGGCAATCCTCACATCCTGGTGAGATACATGTCAGTTGATTCTGCTCAGGGTCTGAGGAAAGCGGCTCTTATTGGAACAGTCTGGAATGTAGTCATGGCCTGGGGCGCGGTGCTCGTCGGCCTTGTCGGCCGCGCATACTTCCCCCTCAAGAGCCAGCTTCCGGCAGGGGATACAGAAAGGCTCTTTCCCTATATGGCTTCCCAGCACTTGCATCCCATCCTTTTTGGATTCGCCGTCGCTGCCGTCTTTGCCGCGATAATGTCCACTGCCGATTCGCAACTGCTTGTCGCTGCTTCCGGAATCACCAGAGACATCTACCAGAAGCTCTTTCGGAGAGGTGAGGCTGTCTCTGAGAAGAGAATGGTTTTCTTGAGCAGGCTGATAATCATCATACTGGTCTTTGTTGCAATGGGTCTGGGTGCAGCTGCCAAAGACCTGGTCTTCTGGTTGGTCCTGTTCGCCTGGGGTGGACTTGGGGCATCATTTGGGCCCGCCATAATTCTGTCACTTTTCTGGAAGAGAACGACAAAGTGGGGGATTCTTGCTGGCCTGATATCAGGAACACTGGTCACCATTGTGTGGAAGAGTATGCCGTTTCTCAAGCAGCGGATGTACGAATTGATTCCGGCATTCTTGATCTCTGCGATGCTAGTAATAGTCGTCTCGCTTCTGACCAGGGCTCCTGAGGGCGCAGAGAAGGAACTGGCTGAAATCACACCAAAGTACAAATTTAGAAGAAGACCATAACCGAAAAACTGTCGAAGATCCTCCTTGCCCCGTTACACGGGGCCTGTCCTGAGGGAATCCGAAGGGAGCTTGTCGAGGGGCGAATTTCCAATCAGGAACCGTTACTCGTGCGACAGGTTTAGGTCTTCTTTCGCAGTCTGCAAATTGTCGCCGGAGTTTTACTTCTGCTTTCGATCGACCAGCAGTTCCCCGCCAATCCCCACATTTTCCGGAGCGTTTTCGCGTATGAGAACGACTATGTGTCCTATATCCATGCCGTAAACCTCCGCCGCGGATTCGGCGAACAGTTTGACGAGGTATGTCTTTCGGTCAAGGTCTTTGATCGGTGGTCCATCAACTCTGATCGTAGGCATTGCCGCTAACCTCCTTCATGTTGAATGATTGCCTTTGATCGGCATTCACCTTTCAAGGCTCAACTCACACATCCTCTTTTTCTATTCTCCTCAGTTCAACTGTGATTCCGTCGGGGTCCGGACAGCCAATGGTTGCAACTCCCTCCTCGTCCTCCCAGGGGAAGTTTCCACCGTAACGGAGCGCGGTCACGTAGGGTGCAATGGCGTTCCAGACCCCCAAACACAGTCCTCCGGGAGTTGTGTCGTCTACGACGAAAACTTGCCCAACCTTGTGCAGGTCGTCCGAACATCTGCCGCTCTTGATCGTGACTTTTACTGTCTTCCTCAATCGGCACCTCCTTTCTTGATTTACCAGAGTTGTACAAAGATCTTGAAGCTGTGGCTTATGAACGAAAGAAGATATGCTAGAAAAAAGGCCGTGGGGAAAAGGTGTGCATTTCTTGACAATCTTGTGATACCTAGCATCCTGATTCCAACAGCCATTAAGAGTGAAATGGGTACTAGCATCGGAAACAGGAACCGTCCCTGCCCTTGTGCATAGAGCATGCCAAATCTAAAAACAAGAGCTATGTTTACAACGATGGCCAGTGCCGTAGCTATCAGAAAGGCGGCGCCTTCGCCTTCCAAGAAGTCGCGGATTTCCCGTCTCCTCAAGACCAAGCCATATAGGAGTCCCGCAAGCGCAAGGTATGAAAGGTATATCCCGGCTCTGGGCAGAAACCTGATATTGTTGCGGATTCCGGCGACTGACCAGAACGACTCTTTCATATATTGCTGGATGAATTGGAGTGCGTAAGAAGTAGATGGCCAATGTACTCTTATATTCGCTATCTTTTCAGCAGTGATATCTCCATACACAATAACATTTCTCACATACCATGGCGATGCGACAGCACTGGCGAGTACAAGAATCAAGACAAGATGGAAACCTGCTGAGGAGAATGATAGAGATCTTCTTATCCACTGAAAAAAGAGCATGGCGACAATTGTCAGGAGGAAAACCGCAGCTGTAAGCTTGGTCAACAACGCGAGTCCGAGTACGACTCCCAGCACAACTGAGTTGGAGATCGACCTTTTTCTGGATAACAGGTAGAGTATAACTCCTCCCAACGTGATCAATAGATTGTCATTGTTGATGACAGAGGAAAGGTATGCGTAGGTAGGAAGGAAACTCACCATGCTGACAACAAACGTTTTTATGAAAGTGCTCGTGACACGTAGGTTTTCTAATATTTTCAATGCAAGTAATACATTAATGCCCCACAACAAGATGGAGAAGAGCCGTATCACCCGGACTGAAGCGTAGTGGTCACCTCCACAGGAGTTTCTCACCATTGCGTATATGGGGGCCGAGGCTAGATAGTAAAGTGGTGGTTGATAGTATTCCCAGTCGTTGGTCGGTGCACCAGTTTGAGTAGTCTGAATAGGAAAGGAGCGGTTTTCGTAGAGGTACTTGACATAGTTGAAATGAGCCTGTTCATCGGGAGCATAGTAGGTGGGTGTAAAGAAAAGGAAGAGCAGACGACAGCAAACTCCGATGATGATGATGGCCAGACAGATTCGATGAAATGGAATCTGGGATGACCTGTATCGGTAAAGAACATAAAGCAACAGCAGAAATACTGCTGCAAATATGAGTAATTCTCTTCCGCCTGCCATTTGTCCATATCATCGTACATTCTAGGCCAGAGCCTTGTCAAGTGTTTGTAGCACTTATAGGCTGTATGCTCTACACACGAAAGTACGAAATTCCCTTCCCTGCGCACTCACACCGCTTCGAAATTCCCATCACCCCTCCCTTCACCTACGAAATTCCACCCAGCCACGCCCAGCACCTTCGAAATTGCGAAATTCCCCCCAGCCCCCTGACAGCCCTAGAGCCAAAAGTTCACACCTGACACCACCGACCTGTAACCACAGATTAACACAGATTACCACAAGATTATCCTTCTGGTTCGGTTTCAGCCATGAGAATGTGGTTTAAATCTGTGTCAATCTTGTGTAATCTCGTGGTTCCATGTGTTGTGGTGTGGTGGGGGTTTTTGTCCTCCGACTTCATGCTTCGACTGTAGCTCCCCGCGTCTTGGCCGCTTCGGATGGGCTACGCAGCCTTACCCTTGTCTGTTGGCTGGGCAAGTTTAGAGAGGATCTTGATGAATATTTCGAGTTCCTCGTTCAGCTTGTCCCGCTCTGATTCCTCGATGAGTCCGAGGTTCTTGGCGATCTCAACCACGACCACACACTTGTAGCAAGAGCTTCGTCCCTCAAGGAAGAGCTGTTTCTTCTCGCTCTTGTTCCACGTGCTGGAAGCGACCGCAATCTTCAAGCCGATTCCAGTGGCTGCTCTCACAAGGTCTTCAAGCAACACCGGGTAGTCTTCGGGCAAGTCTCTGACCCTATTCAGCATGGCTACCGCAAAGTCGATCGCCCTATGATAGACATCGAGTGCTTCGAAGGAGAAAGGCATTTTTTTCACCTCCTTTCATCACAAACCTCACCCTCCATGAAGTAGGAATCTCAAGGAAAGCTGAGAGCACCGATTGGAACTGGATGGGAATACTATGGCCTGCTTAGAGGCCTAAGCTAACATACCGGCAAGCTCGTGTCAAGTTTGGAGTGAATCCTTTATGGCAGGGCCCTGCGGAGTCTTCTACTCAGGTTGACTCTAGAACGGACATTTTCAAACTGGTCTATGAGCTTTCCCTCAAAGAATACAGCGACCGCGGGAGCGTCCACCGTGATTCCAAAGTGCTTCTTCACTTGCTTTGCAGGAGTACCGGTCACATGAAGGGCTCTCAGGCCAGTTGTTTCCAGCTTTTCGATGACAGATTCGACAAGAGAAGAGAACTTATCATTGAGGACTGGATCCTCTGGATTGATGGAGAGAACGACTGGCCAGGGTGTAGTAGCCAGCTCATTTTTCAGATCCCGCCATATGATGGTCTGCATCGGCTCACTACGCCGCCTCTGGCCTTCTCTTTTTTCCGCACCGTGTCTCCGCTCTATAAACAATTTCTGGTCGGTGGAAATGAATCGGTCTATCTCTTTCTTGAGCTCAGTTCTTGGTTCATACCCATTTTTCCGATATATGACCTGGGCCTCTCGGAAAAGTATCAGCGTCGGGATCATCACCAAACCGTACTTGGAAGGGATCTCGGGATTCTTGGGGGAGGCCTCAAATAGCCCGACGCGAAGCCTCTCAGTATGTTTGAAATCCTGAGCAATCCGCCTTAGTACACTCTCTTGTTTTCGGCAGGGCGGTGACCAGTGACAACTGAATTGAGTTAATCCGAAGACAGGAATGTTGATCATTTCTTTTTCGAAGTTCGAGTCGGTAAGCTTGATGATTTTTCCAGTCTGTCGCCTTTCGATTTTCCTTCTGTCCCAGGTCTCCCTTGTCTTCTCTTCCATCTTTCAGCACCTTCCTTTTGTCGCTCTGGCATTCTAGCAAAACAGGAGTTTAGTGTAAAGGCGAAAACGAGCAGTCGTAAGCTGGAGGCTGCAAGATAGTTAGGGGCTATCCGCTCTCAGCCGTCAGAAACCTCCTAACCACAGATTTCACAGACCATCACAAGATTCTTTCCTGGTTCGGGTTTCAGCCATGAGGATGCAGTTTGAATCTGTGTTAATCTTGCGTAATCTCGTGGTTCCAGGGGTTTCAATCCCCCAATTCCGTGTTGTCCACGCTCTGGAGATTGCTTCGTCGCGCTAACGCGCTCCTCGCAATGACAGCCCCCTTTCTGTCATTGCGAGCGGTAGCGAAGCAATCTGGCACAAACAGATCCTTCGACTCCCAGAATCCCTTGGCTTCAGGGTTTTCAATTTCGGAGTTTCGTAATTTCGTGTTTTGTGTCTTTGGGGGTGCCGAGTTTGCATTGACAAAAGAGACAAGTGTGTGTAACCTTGAAGTGAGACATTTTCAATCGAAGGTGCGATAGAAGTGACGAAGCTAAGGCTCGGAATTCTTGCATCCCACGGAGGAACCAACCTTCAGTCGATAATTGATTCCTGTGAGGCTGCCAGGATTCCC
This is a stretch of genomic DNA from candidate division TA06 bacterium. It encodes these proteins:
- a CDS encoding four helix bundle protein, which encodes MPFSFEALDVYHRAIDFAVAMLNRVRDLPEDYPVLLEDLVRAATGIGLKIAVASSTWNKSEKKQLFLEGRSSCYKCVVVVEIAKNLGLIEESERDKLNEELEIFIKILSKLAQPTDKGKAA
- a CDS encoding NAD-dependent epimerase/dehydratase family protein; this translates as MRILIIGGTGFIGPRVVLRLTEMDHDITLFHRGQTKADLPSTVKHILGGRQKLPDFAAEFKQFAPDVVLDMFPLAEQDARTAMSTFKGITPRLVAISSQDVYRAYGKVIHMEPGPADPVPLNEDAPLRDSLYPYRDETPRDEKDPKRWLDNYDKIPVERTVMSEQGLAGTILRLPMVFGPGDRQHRLFKYVKRMYDNRPAILLDEGLARWRSTRGYVENVAAAIALAVTDERAASRIYNVADPEAFTMAEWVVEMGKAVGWGGEVTIVPKDSLPKHLLSGINTDQDLVVDTTRIREELGYREPVPLHEALKKTVEWERAHPPDNIDPQMFDYETEDKILADLKRNHS
- a CDS encoding sodium/proline symporter, which gives rise to MEALAASAFVFYLLLIVVIGVVSAKLCTRSLSEFFLGGRRMKEWVVALSAVVSGRSAWLVLGMSGMAYTIGLSAVWAVVGYIVVELFMFMFVGKRLRRFTEASESITLPDFFEARFKDSAHILRIVSVVIIVIFMVAYVSAQFNAGGKAISASFGLSTTQGLWLTAMIVLAYTMLGGFVAVSLTDVVQAAFMILGLVILPVVAVLNFGALAQVLEAVRLQGAHLVNPWAIGLGGAIGFLGIGLGSPGNPHILVRYMSVDSAQGLRKAALIGTVWNVVMAWGAVLVGLVGRAYFPLKSQLPAGDTERLFPYMASQHLHPILFGFAVAAVFAAIMSTADSQLLVAASGITRDIYQKLFRRGEAVSEKRMVFLSRLIIIILVFVAMGLGAAAKDLVFWLVLFAWGGLGASFGPAIILSLFWKRTTKWGILAGLISGTLVTIVWKSMPFLKQRMYELIPAFLISAMLVIVVSLLTRAPEGAEKELAEITPKYKFRRRP
- a CDS encoding 4-oxalocrotonate tautomerase — translated: MPTIRVDGPPIKDLDRKTYLVKLFAESAAEVYGMDIGHIVVLIRENAPENVGIGGELLVDRKQK
- a CDS encoding TIGR04076 family protein; the encoded protein is MWHALCTRAGTVPVSDASTHFTLNGCWNQDARYHKIVKKCTPFPHGLFSSISSFVHKPQLQDLCTTLVNQERRCRLRKTVKVTIKSGRCSDDLHKVGQVFVVDDTTPGGLCLGVWNAIAPYVTALRYGGNFPWEDEEGVATIGCPDPDGITVELRRIEKEDV